The following coding sequences are from one Rutidosis leptorrhynchoides isolate AG116_Rl617_1_P2 chromosome 11, CSIRO_AGI_Rlap_v1, whole genome shotgun sequence window:
- the LOC139877575 gene encoding uncharacterized protein, with protein sequence MKVHPAPIRRNITVRYDFRTNSTSTATNCRQKKLRRLPHIFAKVLELPFYSDADVSIHETSDSLKFVVDTDDEIGTDIAAHTIEICPGVTKVVVSVTRGGGGGDRDVMEVDLWRFRLPESTQPELATAVYGDGELVVTVPKDVVMNQEVWSEGLTNSNKHIHTQTLVLV encoded by the exons ATGAAGGTCCATCCAGCTCCAATTAGACGAAACATCACCGTCCGTTACGATTTCCGTACCAATTCCACTTCCACCGCCACAAACTGCCGCCAAAAAAAGCTCCGGCGACTGCCTCACATCTTCGCAAAGGTTCTCGAACTTCCGTTCTACTCCGACGCCGATGTTTCAATTCACGAAACGTCAGATTCGTTAAAATTCGTTGTTGATACTGATGATGAGATCGGTACGGATATTGCTGCTCATACGATTGAGATATGTCCTGGTGTAACGAAAGTTGTTGTGAGTGTTACACGTGGCGGTGGTGGAGGCGATCGTGATGTGATGGAGGTTGATTTGTGGCGGTTTAGGTTACCTGAATCTACGCAGCCGGAGTTAGCTACGGCTGTGTATGGTGATGGAGAGCTTGTGGTTACTGTACCTAAGGATGTTGTGATGAATCAGGAGGTTTGGAGTGAAG GACTGACCAACTCAAACAAAcacatacacacacaaacactaGTCTTGGTATAG
- the LOC139874657 gene encoding uncharacterized protein, producing MCMLEKSIKAGTILQRTNSATLVQITGTNSAIFVNIDLTHTYGHLRSCPPSLGVGRPRGDRGGSRVATLGKIRVGSWNIGTLTGKRIELVDTFIKSNVDIGCVQETRWKGEGAVDIKDYRLWYSSSRIARNGVGIFLGNLHKDNVVDVGRFSDRIMSVSLIIKEETFTVISAYAPHAGLSDAEKKSFWELLDEVVRGCPADHRLIIGGDLNGHIGVEAEGYEGAHGGFGFGPRNEEGRSTLEFAIAHELVVANSFFKKRDAQLATFYSGGCCTQIDFLLLRKGELRTCRDCKVLPAYTCSSQHRLLIMDLVTRGRVRRRAKVVQHRILWKNLHGAKAETFRTVADRLSVEGDNVAPADVDQLWNRMASTIREVAKEALGMALGTSRAHKSSRESWWLSDDVQTKVALKQARKLDSKEGANDIYRIAKARERRGRDLVNVKYIKDEAGQSIVREDLIKKRWEEYFASLFW from the exons ATGTGCATGCTTGAGAAGAGCATAAAAGCCG GAAcaatattacaga GGACCAATTCAGCAACTTTAGTACAAATCACAGGGACCAATTCAGCAATTttt GTTAATATAGATCTTACGCATACCTATGGTCACTTGAGGTCATGTCCTCCTAGTTTAGGGGTGGGTAGGCCTAGAGGGGATAGAGGCGGTAGTAGGGTAGCCACCCTTGGTAAGATTAGAGTGGGTAGTTGGAATATAGGAACCTTGACGGGCAAGAGGATTGAACTCGTTGATACCTTTATCAAGAGTAATGTGGACATAGGGTGtgttcaagagactagatggaagggtgAAGGGGCGGTAGATATTAAGGACTATAGGTTGTGGTACTCGAGTTCTAGGATAGCACGGAACGGGGTAGGTATCTTTTTGGGAAATCTACATAAGGATAACGTTGTTGACGTGGGTAGgtttagcgataggattatgtcggttagtcTAATTATTAAGGAGGAAACTTTCACGGTCATTAGCGCGTACGCACCTCATGCGGGTTTAAGTGATGCGGAAAAGAAGAGTTTTTGGGAATTGTTAGATGAGGTAGTGAGGGGGTGCCCAGCGGATCATCGACTAATTATAGGGGGTGATCTGAATGGACACATAGGAGTGGAGGCAGAAGGTTACGAGGGAGCCCATGGGGGTTTTGGGTTTGGTCCTAGAAATGAAGAAGGGCGCTCAACCCTTGAGTTTGCCATTGCCCACGAGTTGGTTGTAGCTAACTCTTTTTTCAAGAAGAGGGATGCTCAGTTAGCCACTTTTTATAGCGGGGGCTGTTGCACCCAGATTGACTTTTTGCTCCTTCGTAAAGGGGAACTTAGGACATGTAGGGACTGTAAGGTCCTTCCAGCATATACGTGCTCCTCCCAGCACAGATTGCTGATCATGGACCTAGTTACCCGGGGAAGAGTTCGTAGGAGGGCTAAGGTTGTGCAACATAGAATCCTTTGGAAGAACCTACATGGAGCGAAGGCAGAGACTTTTAGAACTGTGGCCGATAGATTGAGTGTAGAAGGGGATAACGTAGCCCCTGCTGACGTTGACCAGTTATGGAACCGCATGGCGTCCACTATCAGAGAGGTGGCAAAAGAAGCTTTAGGGATGGCATTAGGGACATCGAGAGCCCATAAGAGTAGTAGAGAATCGTGGTGGCTTAGTGACGATGTCCAAACGAAAGTCGCGTTAAAGCAGgcgag GAAATTAGACTCTAAAGAGGGAGCCAATGACATATATAGAATAGCTAAAGCTAGGGAGCGAAGAGGCAGGGACTTAGTTAACGTCAAATATATCAAGGATGAAGCGGGTCAAAGTATAGTGAGAGAAGACCTTATTAAGAAAAGATGGGAAGAGTATTTTGCATCCCTTTTTTGGTAG